The Podospora pseudocomata strain CBS 415.72m chromosome 1 map unlocalized CBS415.72m_1, whole genome shotgun sequence genome has a segment encoding these proteins:
- a CDS encoding uncharacterized protein (COG:S; EggNog:ENOG503P7DP): MLAELAIGLTMMKRRNLQFTLFFLYCIDRCTAVNKCYYPGGGESLDDAPCDPDAEVSVCCGRFSSGGGCLSNKLCMGIDGRMSRGSCTDKNWLSPECPNFCTVLRQGIVVTPCLNGNDSSTTHCCFLDRICCSDESALFEAPPARPVTTATWNSKSFRYISFQLQPSTSSSSTKTSTSSLSTAPLTSTSTESTAMTASRSITTTEPASSTTTPESTSSPPGNQPQSQPQPQQQQQQPGLLPPATTAGIAIGAILGAALIAAVVYLLWRLNKSQKLLEQAVAGNQAPGNTPHYSPPYGFYHSSQHSHTPETNSVKELPSDRSAGELYAGPLPEGYSFAQRPS, from the exons ATGTTGGCGGAACTGGCCATTGGTCTTACCATGATGAAGAGACGAAACCTACAGTTTACCCTATTCTTTCTTTATTGTATTGATAGATGCACGGCTGTAAACAAGTGTTACTACCCCGGTGGCGGGGAATCACTAGATGATGCTCCTTGCGACCCAGACGCCGAAGTCAGTGTCTGCTGCGGTCGCTTTTCATCAGGCGGCGGATGCCTATCAAACAAGCTATGTATGGGGATAGATGGGAGAATGAGCCGTGGCTCTTGTACAGACAAGAACTGGTTGTCACCAGAATGTCCCAATTTCTGTACTG TACTACGCCAAGGGATCGTCGTGACACCTTGCCTCAACGGAaacgacagcagcaccacgCACTGCTGCTTCCTCGACCGTATCTGCTGCAGTGACGAATCGGCCTTGTTCGAAGCACCTCCCGCCCGGCCAGTCACGACAGCGACTTGGAACTCCAAGTCTTTTCGGTACATCtctttccagctccagccctcgacctcttcatcctcaaccaaAACGTCGACTTCCTCATTGTCAACCGCCCCTCTGACTTCAACTTCGACAGAAAGCACAGCCATGACAGCATCCCGATCCATAACCACCACAGAGCCCGCTTCATCTACAACCACCCCAGAGTCAACTTCATCCCCACCCGGCAATCAACCacaatcccaaccccaacctcaacaacaacaacaacaaccaggactcctccccccagcaacaacagccggaATAGCCATAGGCGCCATACTCGGCGCAGCCCTCATCGCAGCAGTAGTCTACCTCCTCTGGAGGCTGAACAAAAGCCAAAAATTACTCGAGCAAGCAGTAGCAGGAAACCAAGCACCCGGAAACACACCACATTACAGCCCTCCATATGGCTTCTACCACTCCTCTCAGCATTCACACACACCCGAGACAAACTCAGTCAAGGAGCTCCCCTCCGATCGAAGCGCGGGTGAGCTCTACGCAGGGCCTTTGCCAGAGGGATATTCTTTTGCTCAGAGACCTAGTTAA
- the PMR1 gene encoding High affinity Ca2+/Mn2+ P-type ATPase-like protein (EggNog:ENOG503NUDF; COG:P): MDRFTRTNGGDALPIYHNSPVPAQLTIPQAGDRPPSTSPRTTSAQSRSIANEYSYQSPAEVASRLNTSLTQGLTAAEALSRLRDYGPNEIPHAEPEPLWLRFLGQFKEPLIVLLLCSAGLSLLVGNMDDAVSITVAVTIVISVGFLQEYRSEKSIEALNHLVPNHAHLVRKQSSGTTPGARTPNEPTAGASGLATPEEEVLEATSSKVMAAQLVPGDLVLFTTGDRIPADIRVTKAADLTIDASNLTGENAPVRITADARPRQGFASPAPGDASLQLPRPTFAAGNADDKGQNIAYMGTLVKSGHGQGIVFATGGDTHFGTIATSVSGTESPRSPLQLSMDDLGGQLTRMSFGIIGLISIFGWLQGKNLLEIFTISVSLAVAAIPEGLPIIVTVTLALGVHRMAKHNAIVRRMPKVETLGSVNVVCTDKTGTLTTNHMTTTKIWTFGNDDAFNVDSDEELTGKEPDAATHRILRIGNIANNARPARNHNENGPAARAVFSSTQHRGQGSSSYTRWVGQPTDVAMLDLLDRFSLHDVRDSLGPRVAETPFSSERKWMGVVIADGDKEHAYMKGAIDRVLDTCDTYVTDDGREFVMDAGRREEAIQAAEKMARQGLRVLAFANGPVNKSARSKAARSTTPNGRESPNAVGAVEEQYRGLTFAGLVGMSDPPRPGVGRSIRKLMRGCVKVIMITGDGESTALAIGKQLGMAVAVPTEHSSNQITVKPVLRGDELDEMSDEDLARALDHTTIFARTTPEHKMKIIRALQSRGDIVAMTGDGVNDAPALKKADIGIAMGMHGTDVAKEAADMILTDDDFSTILHAIEEGKAIFNNIQNFLTFQLSTSAAGLSLVLICTALGFKSPLNAMQILWINIIMDGPPAQSLGVEAVDKDVMNRPPRRRNDAVLTRPLVSRVLTQAFVIMVGTMLVYTHEMQDGIVTRRDTTMTFTAFVMFDMFNALACRSESKSILRGEVGLFSNTLFNWAVSLSMLGQLLVIYFPWLQEVFQTEALGWRDLAKLVVLCSTVFWVDEGRKWLKYGKRKIGLGGRTGGGYSQAV, encoded by the exons ATGGATCGCTTTACTCGAACGAATGGCGGCGATGCGCTGCCGATCTACCACAACTCCCCTGTGCCTGCGCAGCTCACCATACCTCAGGCCGGTGACCGCCCCCCATCTACCTCACCACGGACGACGTCTGCACAATCAAGA AGCATTGCCAACGAATATTCATACCAAAGCCCCGCCGAAGTCGCATCTCGATTAAATACGTCGTTAACTCAAGGCCTGACGGCTGCGGAGGCCCTTTCAAGGCTACGCGACTATGGCCCAAACGAAATACCTCACGCCGAGCCTGAGCCATTATGGTTGCGGTTTCTCGGGCAGTTCAAAGAGCCCCTGattgtcttgctgctgtgctCGGCTGGGCTGTCATTGCTGGTAGGAAACATGGACGACGCTGTCAGCATCACAGTGGCGGTGACCATTGTGATTAGTGTGGGGTTCTTGCAAGAATATCGTTCCGAAAAGTCTATCGAGGCACTCAACCACTTGGTTCCGAACCATGCGCATCTTGTGCGGAAACAATCATCGGGTACGACCCCTGGGGCCCGCACCCCAAACGAACCGACGGCCGGCGCTTCAGGATTAGCGAcgcccgaggaggaggttctcGAGGCTACTTCATCAAAAGTCATGGCCGCCCAGCTTGTACCTGGTGACCTCGTTCTCTTCACCACTGGCGATCGTATCCCTGCCGACATTCGAGTCACCAAAGCTGCGGACTTGACCATCGACGCCTCGAACCTCACAGGAGAGAATGCACCTGTCAGGATCACAGCAGATGCTCGCCCCCGCCAAGGCTTCGCATCACCTGCCCCAGGCGATGCCAGCCTTCAGCTGCCTCGTCCAACTTTTGCGGCAGGCAATGCGGACGACAAGGGTCAAAATATTGCGTACATGGGAACACTGGTAAAATCCGGACATGGACAAGGAATTGTGTTTGCGACTGGAGGTGATACGCACTTTGGCACTATTGCCACCAGTGTCTCTGGAACTGAAAGCCCGCGGTcccctctccagctctccaTGGACGACCTAGGAGGCCAGCTGACACGCATGTCGTTTGGAATCATTGGTCTGATCTCCATATTTGGATGGTTGCAGGGAAAGAACCTGCTTGAAATATTCACCATCTCCGTCTCACTGGCTGTTGCGGCTATTCCTGAAGGTCTTCCCATCATTGTCACGGTCACCCTGGCTTTGGGTGTTCACCGGATGGCTAAACACAACGCCATTGTCCGTCGGATGCCGAAAGTTGAGACGCTGGGTTCTGTAAATGTGGTCTGCACAGACAAAACGGGAACACTGACAACGAATCATATGACAACGACCAAGATTTGGACATTTGGCAATGACGATGCCTTCAATGTTGATTCGGATGAAGAATTGACGGGAAAGGAGCCCGACGCTGCCACCCACAGGATCTTGCGCATTGGCAACATTGCCAACAATGCCCGTCCTGCGAGAAATCACAATGAAAATGGACCTGCTGCCAGAGCCGTCTTTTCCTCCACGCAACATAGAGGTCAAGGGTCGTCATCATACACCCGTTGGGTAGGACAGCCCACAGATGTTGCTATGCTTGACCTGTTGGATCGGTTCAGTTTACATGACGTCCGTGACTCCCTTGGACCTCGAGTTGCTGAGACGCCATTCAGCTCTGAGCGCAAGTGGATGGGCGTCGTCATTGCAGACGGAGATAAGGAACATGCATATATGAAGGGTGCGATTGATCGAGTCCTCGACACTTGCGATACATACGTGACAGATGATGGGCGGGAGTTCGTCATGGATGCTGGTCGCAGGGAAGAGGCTATACAGGCAGCCGAGAAGATGGCTAGGCAAGGCCTCCGTGTCCTTGCTTTTGCCAATGGTCCGGTAAATAAGTCTGCTAGGAGCAAGGCTGCCAGGAGTACCACTCCGAATGGCCGGGAAAGTCCAAATGCTGTTGGCGCTGTTGAAGAGCAGTACCGGGGACTTACTTTTGCCGGACTTGTAGGCATGAGTGATCCCCCTCGGCCTGGTGTCGGCCGCTCTATCAGAAAACTGATGCGAGGCTGTGTCAAGGTTATCATGATTACTGGCGACGGCGAATCAACCGCTTTGGCGATTGGCAAGCAATTGGGAATGGCGGTCGCCGTTCCCACAGAACACTCTTCGAATCAGATCACCGTCAAGCCAGTATTGCGGGGTGATGAGCTTGACGAGATGTCCGATGAAGATCTTGCTCGAGCTTTGGATCACACCACTATCTTTGCCCGCACCACCCCCGAACACAAAATGAAGATCATTCGCGCTCTCCAGTCTCGTGGTGATATTGTCGCCATGACGGGAGATGGAGTCAACGATGCACCTGCCCTCAAAAAGGCGGATATCGGCATTGCCATGGGCATGCATGGAACTGACGTCGCCAAAGAGGCGGCTGATATGATTCTAACGGACGACGACTTCTCTACTATTCTTCACGCTAtcgaggagggcaaggccatcttcaacaatATTCAGAACTTCCTCACCTTCCAGCTGAGCACAAGCGCGGCCGGCCTCTCTCTTGTCTTGATCTGCACCGCTTTGGGGTTCAAGTCTCCATTGAACGCGATGCAGATTCTGTGGATCA ACATCATAATGGATGGGCCTCCGGCGCAATCCCTCGGCGTCGAAGCTGTAGACAAGGACGTTATGAAccgccctccccgccgccgtAACGACGCGGTCCTTACTCGCCCGTTGGTTTCTCGCGTGTTGACCCAAGCGTTTGTCATTATGGTTGGCACGATGCTGGTTTACACTCACGAAATGCAAGACGGCATCGTCACCCGTCGGGACACCACCATGACCTTCACCGCTTTTGTCATGTTTGACATGTTCAACGCTCTTGCTTGCCGTTCCGAATCGAAATCGATCTTGAGAGGAGAAGTTGGGCTGTTCAGCAACACTCTGTTCAACTGGGCCGTGAGCTTGAGTATGTTGGggcagctgctggtgatTTACTTCCCTTGGCTGCAGGAGGTGTTCCAGACGGAGGcgctggggtggagggatcTGGCgaagctggtggtgctgtgtaGCACTGTGTTctgggtggatgaggggaggaAGTGGTTGAAGtatgggaagaggaagattgggttgggtgggaggacAGGGGGTGGGTATAGTCAGGCTGTGTGA